The DNA sequence ctttgatgttttattttcatcCTCTCTCAGGCCTAaaatactgttttgtttgttttgttcctgaaAGAAATGAGTAGTTCCATTTGGCCCGGAGCTACTCTCAGATGTGGACCTATTCTGGAGCTAAATACTTTTGACCCTTGTGGGGTCCTCATTTAGCTCCTTCTGTCCAAGGGGCCTAAAAGTCTGTGGAGGTAATATggtattctattttccttttaagaaatcACTAACCTGTTCTTAGTAGTAGATACACTGTCTTATGATCTACCAGCGAGCTCAAGTTCCAGTTTCTTCATATATGTGCCAACATTTggtattttgatttgttttaaagtAATAGTTGGTGGGTACAAAGTAGTATCTTACTGTAGTTTTGACTTGCAGCTCCCTAATAAACAGTGATAATAAAGCTATTATGGcatctttttttccatttattgaaaacaggctttttttccctctcacatgatatatcctgattacagtttccaaTCCCTTTacccttcccagttcctcccaaccTCCTCTCCTTTCCGTATCtaccctctttctgtctttcattagaaaaaagTAGGgttctaaaggataataataaatatatagtaaatatgataagataaaacaaaaccaaatacattggaataggacaaaccaaaggaaaaaagagcccaagagaaaacaagaaacagatacagatgcaAAAGGGTTACTCATTTGCTTACTCAAGAAACCCATaagaacactaaactggaagccatgataGGTATGTAAAGGACCTGCAGggtaaaaagagggaaaaaatacaaacaaaacaaaacaaaacaaagtagataaaattaaggggaaaaaaatccctggtatgacattgtgagacaagaacctccaaagatgccactgagttcgTTTTCAGTTGGCcacctactgctgggcatgcagcctgtCCTTAAGAGGAGTTTGCTTCCCCGGTGAGACTCTCTTGAAGGAAACTAAATtgtcatttgcaagtggttatcaactNNNNNNNNNNNNNNNNNNNNNNNNNNNNNNNNNNNNNNNNNNNNNNNNNNNNNNNNNNNNNNNNNNNNNNNNNNNNNNNNNNNNNNNNNNNNNNNNNNNNNNNNNNNNNNNNNNNNNNNNNNNNNNNNNNNNNNNNNNNNNNNNNNNNNNNNNNNNNNNNNNNNNNNNNNNNNNNNNNNNNNNNNNNNNNNNNNNNNNNNGAGCATCCCCGGAAGCTCGGAGGGGagctgggagaggagggaaggcaggGGATGGGACAATGTaaaagtaggaagaaaaggggaaggtCTACAAAGTACTGTCTTCTGGTCACGACAAAGCCACTGGAAACctcagctcacagcagctgtgattggCTGCATGGGGCCTACATGAGACTGGCTTTGCCAACAGCCAGCCATAGATTCTATAGGGGCTCATGGCCCTACCTCTCTCTGCTGAATAATGGTCTGACGATGGATTTTAGAGGTGAGGTAGACTGTGGTCTTCAGCTGGGCAGCCATCAGGTGGCAATGGATTGTTTCAAACTAGTGGTCACACAAAGATCCTCGTTAaaatcagtgggtcacaaaacaaagatGTGACTGTAGGAAGGGCAATTGTGGGGATGATGCATACGTTCTGTAGGTCCTTGAGAAGAGAGTATATTTTGCTCCTGTTGAATGAACTGTTCTGTAGACGCTAGTTCCATCTGTTGGCTTAGATGCTTTTAGTTTCTCAGTTTTATTTGCCTACTTGCTTTCTATCAGagtttggggggttggggggagggtctTAAGGTCACTAGTGTAGCTGTGGATCCCCCCAATTCTGTTGGTTTTGCTTCACATATTTATAGCTCTGTGGCTTGGTGCACCCCATTAGAACTTGTGTGTCTTCACAGTGGAGAAGTTATTTTTCCAgtatggaatattcctttattttctgttttctggtaatttttttcctcttaaatctGGAGCCATTTCTGATTTGAgtacttatttttgtttcctttttctttctaccTGTCAATATTACTATCTGAGGTGAGTTTCTTGATGGCAGCATCTAGATAGGTCTTTTGTTTTCACATTTCAATCTTTCaatccatttttttatttgtgtatttagacCATTGATATAGTGTACTTATCAATATACTGGGGTTATGAATCCccgtttttttctgtttctgttacttgttttcttttcctgcctTCACATTGGTTACCTGAACCCTTTAAAGTTTCATTTAGTATATATTTCTTAGTATATATTTCTGTATAGTTTTTTTAGTTTATGCAATTACATCATGCAAATATTCTTATCACAATCTCTTAGCATAATGCTGCCAGTTCAGATGGGTAGAGAATCTCAACCCTCTTCATATATCTTTATTTCCCTTCCTGTAGAATACACTAATCAATAACTCTTCTACATCCATATAAAACCGTATCAGACAGTGTTATGGTTTTTGTTTCAAGCATCAAATGTAGCTTAAACTtgaaaaaggaaggaagctgCTGCCCGTGCATTCTTTGCTCATCACGGCCTTCCTTTTTCCTGATATTCTAAGGTTACCTTTTCACTTATCACTTCCTCCTTGGAGAACTTTACTtagccattttctttaaaaaaaaaaaaaagacttatatatctttattttatgatatggctgttttgcctgcatgcctgtaGGTCCACCGTGAgtatgcctgatgcctgcagagatcagaagagggcgtcagaggaATCTGCTTCTCTCCAAGAGAAAATGAATGCTGCAAATGTTTGACCAATGATTAGGAAgaaaaatggagttgaacaaagtaatttttgtgtttatttctttttaacccACTCTAGAGAGAAAACGCATGTCCTTTCCTCTATCCAACTCCGTATCAGAAATGGAACCAACTAAGGCCCTCAGCAACGATAGTGACAGGAACTGCACCATAGAAAACTTCAAGAAGGAATTTTACCCCGTCATATACCTGATAATATTTGTCTGGGGAGCCTTGGAAATGGCTTTTCCATATATGTCTTCCTGCAGACTTACAAGAAGTCCACATCTGTGAATGTTTTCATGCTCAACCTGGCCATTTCAGATTTCCTGTTCATAAGTACCCTGCCCTTTAGGGCTGACTATTATATCAGAGGGTCCAATTGGATATTTGGGGATGTGGCCTGCAGAGTTATGTCTTATTCCTTATATGTCAACATGTACACTAGCATTTATTTCCTAACTGTGCTGAGTGTTGTGCGTTTCCTGGCCACTGTCCATCCCTTCCAACTGCTCCATGTCACCAGCGTCAAGAGTGCCTGGGTCCTCTGTGGGATCATATGGGTTTTTATCATGGCTTCCTCAGTGATGCTTCTGAACAATGGCtatgagaagaagaagaacaacgtTACATCCTGCCTGGAGCTGAATCCCCAAAAGTTTAATAAGCTACTGATCATGAACCACATTGCCTTAGTGGCTGGCTTCCTGCTTCCGTTTGTCATACTCACCATCTGCTACCTACTGATCATCCGGGTCTTGTTAAAGGTGGAGATTCCAGAATCGGGTCTTCGGGCTTCTCACAGGAAGGCGTTGATCACCATCATCATTGCCATgatcatcttcctcctctgtttcctgcCTTACCATGCACTGCGGACCCTCCACTTGGTCACATGGAATGCAGATTCATGTGGAGACAAGTTACACAAGGCCATGGTCATCACACTGGCCTTGGCTGCCACCAATAGCTGCTTCAATCCCTTTCTTTACTACTTTGCTGGGGAGAATTTCAAAGACCGATTAAGGGATGTATTCAGCAAAGATCATCTACAGAAAGCAAAGGCAAAGTGTAGCCTTCCCTTGTGTGCGTAGCTGAAGAACAGAATTAGAGTTCAGGGAGCAGTTATGCATGTGTGCGCATGATTCTTGGTGTCcaccttcattcattcattgtctcCAAATTACTTTGTATTTGCACCATAACCAACAAGTCTTGGTTCCCAACATTCAACTGACCACAACTTTTGCTAATAAAGCCTATTTCAGAAATTTCATTAGATGTATGTTTAGTAGTTGGGGCTAAATGAGAAATGTAGGAAAACTGCTTCTATTGGAATCTTGCAAGCTGAAATATGACATTGGGAAAAATTGTCAAGCACAGTAAGCCATGCTTTACATCAGATCCTACACTAGGTCTCTGGCCCTAACTTTAAGATATCCTCAAGCACCCTAGCTTCTCAGATCCTTTCCCTTTTAAAGCTCCTGAGACACAGCCAAACCTACGGGAAGCCTCCATGCAGCCTGGAGAGCATCCTAAGAACTCAGGAGCAGACTTTTTTGGAGAGGAAGACTGCCCTGTAACAAAGCAAGTCCAGGCAAGATTGGTgagagaacaaggaggagaagGATTAAGGCAAAATAGAGTGAATGATACGTAGAGGTAAAGAGTAATTTCATTTTTGCCCCAAGAAATGGGTTCTAACAACCAAGTTGAAGAATGTGTCTTTTGTGTCTTTCTTGCCAGGGATTAGGAAGACCAAAGAGTGGGGGTGGCCTGGGATGACTTTCCTAGGGGACACAGAAATTGTGTGTGGAATAGGGAAGAGGTGGAGTCATGGACTTGCATCTCAATTTTACTTGAGACTTGGGTTGGGATTGATGTCACAGTAGTCATTGATGTCACGGTAGTCATTGCTCCCTTCT is a window from the Peromyscus eremicus chromosome 9, PerEre_H2_v1, whole genome shotgun sequence genome containing:
- the Cysltr2 gene encoding LOW QUALITY PROTEIN: cysteinyl leukotriene receptor 2 (The sequence of the model RefSeq protein was modified relative to this genomic sequence to represent the inferred CDS: inserted 1 base in 1 codon), whose protein sequence is MSFPLSNSVSEMEPTKALSNDSDRNCTIENFKKEFYPVIYLIIFVWGXLGNGFSIYVFLQTYKKSTSVNVFMLNLAISDFLFISTLPFRADYYIRGSNWIFGDVACRVMSYSLYVNMYTSIYFLTVLSVVRFLATVHPFQLLHVTSVKSAWVLCGIIWVFIMASSVMLLNNGYEKKKNNVTSCLELNPQKFNKLLIMNHIALVAGFLLPFVILTICYLLIIRVLLKVEIPESGLRASHRKALITIIIAMIIFLLCFLPYHALRTLHLVTWNADSCGDKLHKAMVITLALAATNSCFNPFLYYFAGENFKDRLRDVFSKDHLQKAKAKCSLPLCA